The following coding sequences lie in one Kribbella sp. NBC_00709 genomic window:
- a CDS encoding flavin-containing monooxygenase — protein MNLSAEPVVIVGGGQSGLAGARAVTDVGLRAVVLEAGERPVGAWPSYYDSLTLFSPARYSGIPGMPFPGQPGRYPSRDEVVAHLEKYAAGLNGEIRTGAAVTAVEQARSGFEVQVSGGETLHASAVIAASGSFGNPYVPAIAGRESFRGEVLHVADYRAPQSYAGKRVVVVGAGNSAVQVAYELAEVATVTLATRAPIVLLPQLRGGRDIHFWLDRLKLDLLPPAVLARLFNGTPVLDTGIYRAAIESGAMPRREMFTAFEPDGVVWPEGAREVVDVVLFATGYRPQLPYLDGLGALAENGMPLHRQGLSTTHPRLAYLGLEFQRSFSSNTLRGVHRDARFVAAALVRQLRRG, from the coding sequence ATGAACCTCTCTGCTGAACCTGTGGTGATCGTTGGTGGCGGCCAGTCCGGATTGGCCGGCGCGCGGGCCGTGACGGATGTGGGCTTGCGGGCGGTGGTCCTGGAGGCGGGTGAGCGGCCGGTAGGGGCCTGGCCGTCGTACTACGACTCGTTGACCCTGTTCTCTCCGGCCCGGTATAGCGGCATTCCGGGAATGCCGTTCCCTGGCCAACCGGGCCGGTACCCGTCTCGTGATGAGGTCGTGGCCCATCTCGAGAAGTACGCCGCGGGTTTGAACGGGGAGATCCGTACCGGTGCGGCGGTGACCGCGGTGGAGCAGGCGCGATCTGGCTTCGAGGTGCAGGTTTCCGGCGGCGAGACGTTGCATGCGTCGGCGGTGATCGCCGCGTCGGGTTCGTTCGGCAACCCGTACGTACCGGCGATCGCTGGGCGGGAGTCGTTCCGCGGTGAGGTGCTGCACGTGGCCGATTACCGCGCGCCGCAGTCGTACGCCGGTAAGCGGGTCGTGGTTGTGGGTGCGGGGAACTCGGCGGTCCAGGTGGCGTACGAGCTGGCCGAGGTGGCGACGGTGACACTGGCGACCAGGGCGCCAATCGTGCTCTTGCCGCAGCTGCGCGGAGGGCGCGACATTCACTTCTGGCTGGACAGGTTGAAGCTGGATCTATTGCCGCCCGCGGTGCTGGCACGACTGTTCAATGGCACGCCGGTGCTGGACACGGGCATCTACCGGGCGGCGATCGAGTCAGGTGCCATGCCGCGCCGCGAGATGTTCACTGCGTTCGAGCCGGATGGTGTCGTGTGGCCCGAGGGTGCGCGCGAGGTGGTGGATGTGGTGTTGTTCGCCACGGGCTACCGCCCGCAACTGCCCTACCTGGACGGGCTCGGCGCGCTGGCCGAGAACGGGATGCCGTTGCACCGTCAGGGGCTGTCGACCACGCACCCGCGGTTGGCCTATCTCGGGCTGGAGTTCCAGCGGTCGTTCTCCTCGAACACGCTGCGCGGTGTACACCGCGATGCCCGGTTCGTGGCGGCCGCGTTGGTCCGGCAGTTGCGCCGCGGCTAG
- the mraY gene encoding phospho-N-acetylmuramoyl-pentapeptide-transferase — protein MRAILLSGTLATVCSLLGTRIAIGWFVRRGFGQPIRHDGPTTHHVKRGTPTMGGLVILLSATAAYLTATIVTGGWPTASAWLLMLLLVGCGAVGFLDDFIKVYTQNNQGLSSRAKMAGQTLVALVFGVLATQFFADERGVRPASQYLSTTHDWGIKLPLIVVLLLIWFIVTATSNGANLTDGADGLLAGASALIFGAYTIVNIWQNNQLCDSSRPTVVASQCYQVRDPLDLAVFAAAIAAACIGFLWWNAKPAQIIMGDVGSLAIGGALAGLAIMSRTELLMAVVGGLFVLETLSVLLQMICFKLTRRLTGTGRRIFRIAPIHHHFEHVGWDEVTVVIRFWIIAGIFVATGLGIFYASWLA, from the coding sequence ATGCGCGCGATACTCCTGAGCGGCACGCTGGCGACGGTCTGTTCGCTGCTGGGGACCCGAATCGCTATCGGATGGTTCGTCCGCCGCGGCTTCGGCCAGCCGATCAGGCACGACGGACCGACAACACATCATGTCAAGCGAGGTACGCCGACCATGGGCGGTCTCGTGATCCTGCTGAGTGCCACTGCTGCCTATTTGACGGCAACAATCGTGACCGGCGGGTGGCCGACTGCCAGCGCTTGGCTGCTGATGTTGCTGCTCGTAGGCTGCGGGGCAGTGGGGTTCCTCGACGACTTCATCAAGGTCTACACCCAGAACAACCAGGGTCTGAGCAGTCGGGCCAAGATGGCGGGTCAGACGCTGGTCGCGCTCGTCTTCGGGGTCCTGGCCACGCAATTCTTCGCCGACGAGCGCGGTGTCAGGCCGGCGTCGCAGTACCTCTCGACCACTCATGACTGGGGGATCAAGCTGCCCCTGATCGTGGTCCTGCTCTTGATCTGGTTCATAGTCACCGCGACCTCGAACGGCGCCAACCTCACTGATGGCGCCGACGGGCTGCTCGCCGGCGCCTCGGCGTTGATCTTCGGCGCATACACCATCGTGAATATCTGGCAGAACAATCAACTGTGCGACTCCTCGCGGCCCACTGTGGTGGCGTCGCAGTGCTACCAGGTTCGCGACCCTCTCGACCTCGCGGTCTTCGCGGCCGCCATCGCTGCAGCTTGTATCGGCTTCCTGTGGTGGAACGCCAAGCCCGCACAGATCATCATGGGCGATGTCGGCTCCCTCGCGATCGGTGGCGCCTTGGCCGGGCTGGCGATCATGTCTCGAACTGAGCTCCTGATGGCCGTCGTCGGCGGATTGTTCGTACTCGAGACCCTGTCCGTGCTACTGCAGATGATCTGCTTCAAGCTGACCAGGCGGCTCACGGGCACAGGGCGTCGCATCTTCCGAATCGCTCCCATCCACCATCACTTCGAACATGTGGGATGGGACGAGGTCACCGTTGTAATCCGCTTCTGGATCATCGCCGGGATCTTCGTTGCGACCGGGCTCGGGATCTTCTATGCCTCGTGGCTGGCCTGA
- a CDS encoding MIP/aquaporin family protein, giving the protein MSHAQPLWRRTVAEALGTGLLVTVVVGSGIAAANLSPSDIGLQLLENSFATALGLAVLILMLGPVSGAHFNPVVSVVDWWLGQRTGNGLKGRDLAAYIPAQVGGGIVGAILANLMYGETAVSWSTTHRSAGHLYIGETVATAGLIMLIFALVWSGRAALAPVAIGAYIGAAYWFTSSTSFANPAVTIGRAFSNTFAGIAPRSVPGFIFFQAFGAILGAALVVVLYPHAGKAADDVVTPQSDTTHTGASA; this is encoded by the coding sequence ATGAGCCACGCACAACCCTTGTGGCGCCGCACGGTCGCCGAGGCTCTGGGGACCGGGCTGCTCGTCACCGTCGTTGTCGGCTCCGGCATCGCCGCGGCCAACCTGTCGCCCAGCGACATCGGCCTGCAGTTGCTGGAGAACTCCTTCGCCACCGCGCTCGGCCTGGCGGTTCTGATCCTCATGCTCGGCCCGGTTTCCGGTGCCCACTTCAACCCGGTCGTGTCCGTGGTCGACTGGTGGCTCGGCCAACGCACCGGCAACGGACTGAAGGGCCGCGACTTGGCTGCCTACATCCCCGCCCAGGTCGGCGGCGGCATCGTCGGGGCGATTCTCGCGAACCTCATGTACGGCGAAACCGCGGTGTCCTGGTCGACCACGCACCGGTCGGCCGGACACCTCTACATCGGCGAGACCGTCGCAACCGCCGGCCTCATCATGTTGATCTTCGCGCTCGTCTGGTCCGGCCGAGCCGCGCTGGCACCTGTTGCCATCGGCGCCTATATCGGGGCCGCGTACTGGTTCACCTCGTCGACGTCATTCGCCAACCCAGCCGTCACGATCGGGCGCGCGTTCAGCAACACCTTCGCCGGCATCGCGCCCCGCTCGGTGCCCGGCTTCATCTTCTTCCAAGCCTTCGGCGCCATCCTCGGCGCCGCGCTCGTCGTGGTCCTCTACCCGCACGCCGGCAAGGCCGCAGACGACGTCGTCACACCTCAATCAGACACCACCCACACAGGAGCATCCGCGTGA
- a CDS encoding arsenate reductase ArsC: MTELTWHRHADLSIDQSLALRTASVRLTEEFSDLYGSETIERFLHSSYDQFATDSTIPNFLPLLTERFARQRLTALARVEGHHDDGKPVVLFLCVHNAGRSQIALGFFQHLAGDAAIAWSGGSEPGIDINPAAVGAMAERGIDIAGEYPKPWTDEVVRAADVVITMGCGDACPIFPGTRYENWDLDDPAGLEIADVRPIRDEIERRVRVLLDELAVPVSRG, from the coding sequence ATGACCGAACTCACCTGGCACCGCCACGCCGATCTGTCCATCGACCAGAGCCTCGCCTTGCGTACCGCCTCCGTCCGGCTGACCGAAGAGTTCTCCGACCTCTACGGGTCGGAGACCATCGAACGGTTCCTGCACTCCAGCTACGACCAGTTCGCCACCGACAGCACCATCCCCAACTTCCTTCCCCTGCTGACCGAACGATTCGCCCGTCAACGCCTCACCGCACTCGCTCGGGTCGAAGGCCACCACGACGACGGCAAGCCCGTCGTGCTGTTCCTCTGCGTCCACAACGCCGGCCGTTCCCAAATCGCGCTCGGCTTCTTCCAGCACCTGGCCGGCGATGCCGCGATCGCCTGGTCGGGCGGTTCCGAACCCGGAATCGACATCAACCCCGCCGCCGTCGGCGCGATGGCCGAACGTGGCATCGACATCGCCGGCGAGTACCCGAAGCCCTGGACCGATGAAGTGGTCCGCGCCGCCGATGTCGTGATCACGATGGGCTGCGGCGACGCGTGCCCGATCTTCCCCGGCACCCGCTACGAGAACTGGGACCTCGACGACCCCGCCGGCCTGGAGATCGCCGACGTACGCCCGATCCGCGACGAGATCGAACGCCGCGTCCGCGTCCTGCTCGACGAACTCGCCGTACCGGTGAGCCGCGGATGA
- a CDS encoding arsenate reductase ArsC translates to MSKPAVLFVCIHNAGRSQMAAGWLRHLAGDTIEVRSAGSEPADQINPIAVEAMREVGIDITGAVPHVLETEDVRDSDVVITMGCGDACPIFPGKRYEDWELTDPAGQPIEIVREVRDDIRGRIEELVAELQSH, encoded by the coding sequence GTGAGCAAGCCCGCTGTTCTCTTCGTCTGCATCCACAACGCCGGCCGCTCCCAGATGGCCGCCGGATGGCTGCGCCACCTCGCCGGTGACACCATCGAAGTACGGTCCGCCGGATCCGAGCCCGCCGACCAGATCAACCCCATTGCGGTCGAGGCGATGCGCGAAGTTGGGATCGACATCACCGGCGCCGTACCGCATGTCCTCGAAACCGAAGACGTCCGTGACAGCGACGTCGTCATCACCATGGGCTGCGGCGACGCCTGCCCCATCTTCCCCGGCAAACGCTACGAAGACTGGGAACTCACCGACCCTGCCGGCCAACCCATCGAGATCGTCCGCGAAGTTCGCGACGACATCCGCGGCCGGATCGAAGAACTCGTAGCCGAGTTGCAAAGTCACTGA
- a CDS encoding FAD-dependent oxidoreductase, producing the protein MSEQTAAPVVVIGAGPVGLAAAAHLAERRLDFVVLEAGPSVAAAIDEWRHVKLFSPWRYDIDSAARRLLEQAGGWNEPELGTLPTGGDLIDGYLEPLTKTPELSGRIRYDAEVIAVTRVGFDRIRTAGREAAPFLVRLADGSELLASAVIDAAGTWRRPNVLGGSGIPARGEASTADHIASALPDVLGRDRERFAGRRTAVVGAGHSASTTLLELGELADEVPGTEVLWVVRGTDQARTYGGGEADELPARGALGTRLKKLVQSGRVQLVSGFRTEELAPTTDGRVELVAGEQRVVVDTVVNSTGFRPDHDMVGELRLDLDPILGSTRTLAPLIDPNKHSCGTVPPHGVDELAHPEPGYYAVGAKSYGRAPTFLLATGYEQARSVVAAVAGDWEAARDVQLDLPETGVCSSNLAFGGSEDEAGGCCGPAPQAVEISVPAGRGLATGISGGLLTVIEDTSTKQSGCCN; encoded by the coding sequence GTGAGCGAGCAGACAGCGGCGCCGGTGGTCGTCATCGGTGCGGGTCCGGTCGGTCTGGCCGCGGCGGCGCATCTCGCGGAGCGCAGGCTGGACTTCGTCGTACTGGAGGCCGGGCCGAGTGTCGCGGCGGCGATCGATGAGTGGCGGCACGTGAAGTTGTTCAGCCCGTGGCGCTACGACATCGACTCGGCCGCGCGGCGCCTGCTGGAACAGGCCGGCGGCTGGAATGAACCCGAACTGGGCACGCTGCCCACCGGCGGCGACCTCATCGACGGCTACCTCGAACCGCTCACCAAGACGCCCGAGCTGTCCGGCCGGATCCGGTACGACGCCGAGGTCATCGCGGTGACCCGAGTCGGGTTCGACCGGATCCGCACCGCGGGGCGCGAAGCCGCGCCGTTCCTGGTTCGGCTGGCCGACGGGTCCGAGTTGCTGGCCTCAGCGGTGATCGACGCGGCCGGGACCTGGCGGCGCCCGAACGTTCTCGGCGGCTCGGGCATCCCCGCCCGCGGCGAGGCGAGCACGGCTGACCACATCGCGTCCGCGCTGCCCGACGTACTCGGTCGAGACCGTGAGCGTTTCGCAGGCCGCCGTACGGCTGTTGTTGGCGCCGGCCACTCCGCATCGACAACGTTGCTGGAGCTGGGCGAACTCGCCGACGAGGTTCCCGGTACGGAGGTGCTGTGGGTCGTCCGTGGCACCGACCAGGCCCGGACGTACGGCGGCGGCGAGGCCGACGAACTGCCCGCACGCGGGGCGCTCGGCACGCGGCTCAAGAAGCTGGTTCAGTCTGGACGAGTTCAACTGGTCAGCGGGTTCCGGACCGAGGAGCTGGCGCCGACCACCGACGGCCGGGTGGAACTGGTCGCCGGTGAACAGCGCGTAGTCGTCGACACCGTGGTCAACTCGACCGGGTTCCGGCCCGACCACGACATGGTCGGTGAGCTCCGCCTCGACCTGGACCCGATTCTCGGATCCACGCGGACACTCGCGCCGCTGATCGACCCGAACAAGCATTCCTGTGGCACGGTGCCGCCGCACGGCGTCGACGAACTGGCTCACCCCGAGCCCGGCTACTACGCGGTCGGCGCGAAGTCCTACGGCCGGGCACCGACGTTCCTTCTCGCGACCGGATACGAGCAGGCCCGCTCGGTCGTGGCCGCGGTGGCTGGCGACTGGGAGGCGGCCCGTGACGTCCAGCTCGACCTCCCCGAGACGGGTGTTTGTTCGTCCAACCTCGCGTTTGGCGGCAGTGAGGACGAGGCCGGCGGTTGCTGCGGCCCGGCGCCCCAGGCGGTAGAGATCTCCGTACCGGCCGGGCGCGGTCTGGCCACCGGGATCAGCGGCGGTCTGCTGACCGTCATCGAGGACACCTCCACCAAGCAGTCCGGCTGCTGCAACTGA
- a CDS encoding MFS transporter: MTATTSATGSQLTGRGGIRREVVAALAVTTTVGYGVLYYAFSALLEPMRTDLHISTTAATGALTVASLTSAVLAIPVGRWLDRRGGHGLMTVGSILAAASVLAWSHVHTTAHLYVVFVAIGIASAMVLYPPAFAVIVATSAPHRRTTALLGITLVAGFASSIFIPLTGQLIHAYGWRQTLTILACVVAVATIPLHALALRHTAPTTAPQRAHHFRPAPGRVLHDPGFWLLAGAFVLHSAALAVIGVHLVTYLIRLGHQPTTAATLTGLLGLLSVTGRVTVTVLRRWLPMTAISAVIIALQGIALGLLPAAGRSVAGAAGCLIAFGLGFGVASLAKPAILLDRYGDHGYATIAGILGTPTSIAAATAPLAAAGLATALGYTPLILTAAAACVLAAIALAATRRIPTPAST, translated from the coding sequence ATGACAGCCACCACCTCCGCGACCGGTTCACAGTTGACCGGTCGCGGAGGCATCCGGCGCGAGGTCGTCGCCGCGCTCGCCGTCACCACGACCGTCGGATACGGGGTGCTGTACTACGCGTTCAGCGCCCTGCTCGAACCGATGCGGACCGACCTGCACATCTCCACCACCGCCGCGACGGGTGCCCTGACGGTCGCCTCCCTGACCAGTGCCGTACTGGCGATCCCGGTCGGGCGTTGGCTGGACCGGCGGGGCGGCCACGGCCTCATGACAGTCGGGTCAATCCTCGCCGCGGCGTCGGTGCTCGCCTGGTCGCACGTCCACACCACGGCGCACCTGTATGTGGTCTTCGTTGCCATCGGCATCGCCTCGGCCATGGTCCTCTACCCGCCGGCCTTCGCAGTCATCGTCGCGACCAGCGCACCACACCGGCGTACCACCGCATTGCTGGGCATCACGCTGGTTGCCGGCTTCGCGAGCTCGATCTTCATCCCGCTGACCGGCCAACTGATCCACGCCTACGGATGGCGCCAAACCCTCACCATCCTCGCGTGTGTTGTCGCGGTGGCCACGATTCCTCTGCATGCGCTCGCGCTCCGCCATACCGCGCCCACGACCGCACCGCAGCGAGCGCATCATTTCCGCCCGGCACCTGGCCGTGTCCTGCACGACCCCGGCTTCTGGCTACTCGCGGGCGCGTTTGTGTTGCACAGCGCCGCCTTGGCCGTCATCGGTGTCCACCTGGTCACCTACCTGATCCGGCTCGGCCACCAGCCGACGACCGCCGCGACCCTGACCGGGTTACTCGGCCTGCTGTCGGTCACGGGTCGAGTCACGGTCACCGTCCTGCGCCGCTGGCTCCCCATGACCGCGATCAGCGCCGTCATCATCGCCCTGCAAGGAATCGCGCTCGGACTCCTCCCCGCCGCTGGACGTAGCGTCGCAGGCGCAGCCGGATGCCTGATCGCGTTCGGGCTCGGATTCGGTGTCGCCTCCCTCGCGAAACCGGCCATCCTGCTCGACCGGTACGGCGACCACGGCTACGCCACCATCGCCGGCATCCTCGGTACGCCGACCAGCATCGCCGCCGCGACCGCACCACTTGCAGCCGCAGGCCTGGCCACAGCTCTCGGCTACACCCCACTCATCCTCACCGCCGCCGCAGCGTGTGTCCTCGCGGCCATCGCGCTCGCCGCGACCCGGCGCATCCCCACTCCCGCCAGCACCTAG
- a CDS encoding ArsR/SmtB family transcription factor — MPRTKAADQAEPVELAETTHAFLKALAGPTRQRIMLLFARGAELSVNEVAELAGIGQSTASQQLDLLRRGGVVTSRRDGKTVYYRADKQGSATALADLQAYLQTCC; from the coding sequence ATGCCGCGAACCAAGGCAGCAGATCAAGCCGAGCCGGTCGAGCTCGCGGAGACAACCCACGCGTTCCTCAAGGCGCTGGCCGGCCCGACCCGCCAGCGGATCATGCTGCTGTTCGCCCGCGGCGCCGAACTCTCCGTCAACGAGGTCGCCGAACTCGCCGGCATCGGCCAATCAACAGCGTCCCAGCAGCTCGACCTTCTCCGCCGCGGTGGCGTCGTCACCTCCCGCCGCGACGGTAAGACCGTCTACTACCGAGCCGACAAGCAAGGCAGCGCCACCGCTCTCGCCGACCTCCAGGCCTACCTTCAAACCTGCTGCTGA
- a CDS encoding arsenate reductase/protein-tyrosine-phosphatase family protein — protein MNAERLTLAARARIHAALGDPARLAIVDTLTAGDVAPGELGAALDLPTNLVAHHLKVLEDAGIVARTRSEGDRRRTYVRLRPDALAAIVSPAMLAAKRVVFVCTQNSARSQLAAAIWSRRSHVPAVSAGTEPAERVHPRALKIARRHGLDPVDWRTANVSDVVRRDDLLIAVCDNAYEHLPSEQRPRLHWSIPDPAPADTDAAFEAAYTEIADRIERLAPTLSPEATDSTRSTP, from the coding sequence ATGAACGCTGAGCGATTGACCTTGGCGGCACGAGCCCGCATCCATGCGGCACTCGGCGACCCGGCACGACTCGCGATCGTGGACACCCTGACCGCCGGTGACGTCGCACCGGGCGAACTTGGTGCCGCGCTGGACCTGCCGACCAACCTGGTCGCCCATCACCTGAAGGTCCTGGAGGATGCCGGCATCGTCGCCCGAACCCGCTCCGAGGGCGACCGTCGCCGTACCTATGTCCGACTGCGGCCCGACGCGCTGGCAGCCATCGTCAGTCCGGCAATGCTCGCGGCGAAGCGGGTGGTGTTCGTCTGCACTCAGAACTCCGCACGTTCCCAACTCGCCGCGGCGATCTGGTCCCGGCGCAGCCATGTGCCGGCCGTCTCCGCAGGCACCGAACCGGCCGAACGGGTCCACCCACGCGCCCTGAAGATCGCGCGCAGGCACGGCCTCGACCCCGTCGACTGGCGCACCGCCAACGTGAGCGACGTCGTACGACGCGACGACCTGCTGATCGCGGTCTGTGACAACGCCTACGAGCACCTGCCGTCCGAGCAGCGACCGCGGCTCCACTGGTCGATCCCCGACCCGGCGCCCGCCGATACCGACGCGGCCTTTGAAGCCGCCTACACCGAGATCGCCGACCGGATCGAACGGCTCGCACCCACCCTGTCGCCTGAGGCGACCGACTCCACCCGGAGCACCCCATGA
- a CDS encoding class I SAM-dependent methyltransferase produces the protein MPDSVSKSAAPVADYDSFAAAYSASNEDNLFNAYYARPEMIRLAGDVAGLEILDAGCGSGPLMEALRSKDAFVSGFDLSPAMVELARERLGEDADVKVADLGAPLPYPDDAFDRVVASLSLHYVKDWASALAELRRVLKPGGRLIVSIIHPTVYAIVYPEADYFALTQYSEDYDFGEGTVWMTYWHRPLQDVINTFIDAGFGIKTVTEPPPAANTPAELLPNADGRSFICFLFFELEAR, from the coding sequence ATGCCCGATTCGGTGAGCAAGTCCGCTGCCCCTGTCGCTGACTACGACAGCTTCGCGGCCGCGTACTCGGCCAGCAACGAGGACAACCTCTTCAACGCTTACTACGCGCGTCCGGAGATGATTCGTCTCGCCGGCGACGTCGCGGGCCTGGAGATTCTCGACGCCGGCTGCGGTTCAGGCCCCTTGATGGAAGCTCTGCGCAGCAAGGATGCGTTCGTGTCCGGCTTCGACCTGAGCCCCGCCATGGTCGAACTCGCCCGCGAAAGGCTGGGCGAGGACGCGGATGTGAAAGTCGCCGACCTTGGTGCGCCCCTTCCCTATCCCGACGACGCGTTCGACCGTGTCGTCGCATCACTGTCCTTGCACTACGTCAAGGACTGGGCCTCGGCACTGGCCGAGCTGCGGCGTGTGCTCAAACCAGGCGGCCGGCTCATCGTCTCGATCATCCATCCCACGGTCTACGCGATCGTGTACCCCGAGGCCGACTACTTCGCCCTCACCCAGTACTCCGAGGACTACGACTTCGGCGAAGGAACCGTGTGGATGACCTACTGGCACCGCCCCCTGCAGGACGTCATCAACACGTTCATCGACGCGGGGTTCGGCATCAAGACGGTCACTGAGCCGCCACCCGCGGCCAACACTCCAGCGGAACTGCTCCCCAACGCGGACGGTCGCTCATTCATCTGTTTCCTGTTCTTCGAGTTGGAAGCGCGCTGA
- a CDS encoding ArsR/SmtB family transcription factor: MSKQDLTLTPVGTVGCCAPISDAALDAAGAAEGAVVFKALADPIRLRLLSMITSAGDEICVCDLTPQFEVSGPTISHHLKVLREAGLVDCERRGTWVYYWPMPERLQWISTLLAVPEPVAPR, from the coding sequence ATGTCGAAACAGGATCTGACTCTGACGCCCGTCGGAACCGTTGGCTGTTGTGCGCCGATCTCCGATGCTGCCCTCGATGCGGCCGGGGCGGCCGAGGGTGCGGTGGTGTTCAAGGCGCTGGCCGACCCGATCCGGCTGCGGCTCCTGTCGATGATCACGTCGGCGGGCGATGAGATCTGCGTGTGTGACCTGACGCCGCAGTTCGAGGTGAGCGGCCCGACGATCTCCCATCATCTGAAGGTGCTGCGCGAGGCCGGCCTGGTCGACTGCGAGCGCCGCGGGACGTGGGTCTACTACTGGCCCATGCCCGAGCGGCTGCAATGGATCTCGACTCTTCTCGCCGTCCCGGAGCCCGTGGCGCCGCGCTGA
- a CDS encoding GNAT family N-acetyltransferase, whose translation MDLREELPGDRLAVREVHLRAFGDHGLVVADLVDTLRNTIAPDNGLSLVAEHDRQVVGHVMFTRSLLDSPRRLVEVQVLSPLAVMPELHKRSIGSALVRHGLGILAERTTPLVFLEGDPGYYSRFGFGPAGDLGFRKPSLRIPDHAFQAIKLPAYEPWMTGTLVYAEPFWRHDAVGLRDPDA comes from the coding sequence ATGGATCTTCGGGAGGAACTGCCGGGCGACAGACTCGCCGTGCGAGAGGTTCACCTGCGGGCGTTCGGCGACCACGGCCTTGTCGTAGCCGACCTGGTCGATACCCTGCGGAACACCATCGCACCTGACAACGGTCTCTCGCTGGTTGCCGAGCACGACAGACAGGTGGTCGGCCACGTCATGTTCACTCGCAGTCTTCTGGATTCCCCTCGGCGACTCGTCGAAGTGCAAGTCCTCAGTCCGTTGGCCGTCATGCCTGAGCTCCACAAACGCAGCATCGGCTCGGCCCTGGTCCGACACGGACTAGGGATCCTCGCCGAACGGACTACTCCCCTCGTCTTCTTGGAGGGCGATCCCGGCTACTACTCCCGCTTCGGCTTCGGTCCAGCTGGTGACCTGGGGTTCCGCAAGCCATCCTTACGGATCCCGGACCATGCTTTTCAGGCCATCAAGCTCCCAGCGTACGAGCCATGGATGACGGGGACACTGGTCTACGCGGAGCCGTTCTGGCGGCATGACGCAGTTGGCTTGCGTGACCCCGACGCTTAG